In Candidatus Krumholzibacteriia bacterium, the sequence GACCCTTCGTGTAGCCCGTGACCTTGACCGCACCGACGCCCTCGAAGGCGTCGACCGTCACCATCTGGCCGAGCTCGAGACCATCGGTCTCCTGCACGCGGAACTCACGGAGCACGCGTTGTGGTCCCGCGCCGGCCCGGGTCACGTGGCCCATGTGCGCCTTCGGCGTGCGCTTGGGCTTGCGGTCGTTGCCGTAGCCGATCTGGACCGCCCGGTAGCCATCGGTCTCTTCCGTCTTGATCTGCGTGATCGGACACGGCCCGCACTCGAGCACGGTCACCGGCACCACCCGCCCGTCTTCGTCGAAGACCTGGGTCATGCCGACCTTCTTTCCGATCAGTCCTCGAACCGCCATGACTGTCTCCTCAGACCTTCAGCTCGATGTCGACGCCCGCCGGCAGATTGAGCTTCATCAGCGCGTCCACCGTCTGATTGGTGGAGTTGACGATGTCGATCAGGCGCTTGTGCACCCGCAGCTCGAACTGCTCCCGCGACTTCTTGTCGACGTGGGGCGAACGGTTGACGGTGAACACCGACCGCTTGGTCGGCAGGGGCACCGGACCCCGGATGTCCGCGCCGGTCCGCTTCGCGGTGTCGCAGATGACCTGGGCCGACCGGTCCAGCGTCGTCGGCTCGTAGGCCTTCAAGCGGATCCGGATCTTCTGACGCGCCATTCCTCGTTCTCCTGCTTCTTCGCGTTGCCGTGGGCGAACCGGCCGTTCCGGGCCACCCCCGAACGAATGCTGTC encodes:
- the rplC gene encoding 50S ribosomal protein L3, whose protein sequence is MAVRGLIGKKVGMTQVFDEDGRVVPVTVLECGPCPITQIKTEETDGYRAVQIGYGNDRKPKRTPKAHMGHVTRAGAGPQRVLREFRVQETDGLELGQMVTVDAFEGVGAVKVTGYTKGRGFTGLMKRYDFGGGRETHGSHHHRRAGTIGMCATPSRTHRGQKMAGRYGNQRRTVKNLQVMRVDTENNLILVKGAVPGAKNGYVLVQATGA
- the rpsJ gene encoding 30S ribosomal protein S10 yields the protein MARQKIRIRLKAYEPTTLDRSAQVICDTAKRTGADIRGPVPLPTKRSVFTVNRSPHVDKKSREQFELRVHKRLIDIVNSTNQTVDALMKLNLPAGVDIELKV